Proteins encoded in a region of the Tumebacillus sp. BK434 genome:
- a CDS encoding spore coat protein: MKPNARKRSGVTAFPKKAKKRWEDVPAASFSAEEGIVMSENAEPRWSALDTEMEHTGGRGRERERDRDRDRAFFNDDVVEQEADQLSETDQFSGESIFIKDSCDVFVRSTDTQASVNLQAALQLAIALVLSISIADSNRAEVIAQDLLQRVQVRQENRQKLLVDNSKCVRVTTTDTDASVNIQVLVQVLLALVAKIDVL; the protein is encoded by the coding sequence TTGAAACCGAATGCACGCAAACGTTCCGGGGTTACCGCTTTCCCGAAAAAAGCAAAAAAACGCTGGGAAGATGTGCCCGCAGCCAGCTTCTCGGCCGAGGAGGGAATCGTCATGAGCGAAAACGCAGAACCACGCTGGTCCGCCCTTGACACCGAAATGGAGCACACCGGCGGCCGCGGACGCGAACGCGAACGCGACCGTGATCGTGATCGCGCGTTCTTCAACGACGATGTCGTAGAGCAAGAAGCAGACCAACTTTCTGAGACCGATCAATTCTCCGGCGAATCTATCTTCATCAAGGATTCCTGCGATGTTTTCGTCAGATCGACCGACACGCAAGCTTCTGTCAACCTGCAAGCAGCGCTGCAACTGGCGATCGCGCTCGTTCTGTCGATCTCCATCGCGGACAGCAACCGTGCGGAAGTCATTGCACAGGACCTGCTGCAGCGCGTCCAAGTACGTCAGGAGAACCGTCAAAAGCTGCTGGTCGACAACTCCAAGTGCGTACGAGTCACCACCACCGATACGGACGCTTCTGTCAACATCCAAGTACTGGTGCAAGTTCTGCTCGCTCTGGTTGCGAAGATCGATGTGCTGTAA
- a CDS encoding DUF6063 family protein: MYSKESVERAIKLFVLLLEKGETDEKDRDLVFAYKEDPAAQEIVAQMIEKEAGIKILGVGDKLYVTPAIDNKVFGYTNEELRVKLGLRSDSVAMGLKLYVAYFIILATLAMFYNSDDLNTKVRQYVPIEELEAYVTEKLHMVGTGEYGTYLSQEYEFNFQQVAEYWQNMPAFDETLTNQRMGRNSRVSYLLKVWSFLEEEGLAKVAMDSELHPTDKLDHMVRKYYSHQKRKNDLLSLISQKEIFYA; the protein is encoded by the coding sequence ATGTATAGCAAAGAGAGCGTAGAGCGGGCGATCAAGCTGTTTGTGCTGCTGCTGGAAAAGGGCGAGACGGACGAGAAGGACCGCGACCTCGTGTTTGCCTATAAGGAAGACCCTGCGGCGCAGGAGATCGTCGCGCAGATGATCGAGAAAGAAGCGGGCATCAAGATTCTTGGCGTCGGGGACAAGCTGTATGTCACGCCGGCGATTGACAATAAAGTGTTCGGTTACACCAACGAAGAGCTGCGCGTGAAGCTCGGCTTGCGCTCCGACAGCGTGGCGATGGGCTTGAAGCTGTACGTGGCGTATTTCATCATCCTGGCGACGCTGGCCATGTTCTACAACTCGGACGACCTGAACACCAAAGTCCGCCAGTACGTGCCGATCGAAGAGCTGGAAGCGTACGTGACGGAGAAGCTGCACATGGTCGGGACGGGCGAATACGGCACCTACCTGTCGCAGGAGTACGAGTTCAACTTCCAGCAGGTCGCCGAGTACTGGCAGAACATGCCGGCGTTTGACGAGACGTTGACCAATCAGCGGATGGGGCGCAACTCGCGGGTCTCGTACCTGCTGAAAGTGTGGTCGTTCCTCGAAGAGGAAGGCTTGGCGAAAGTGGCGATGGACTCGGAGCTGCATCCGACCGACAAGCTCGACCACATGGTGCGCAAGTACTACTCGCATCAGAAGCGGAAAAACGACCTCTTGTCGCTGATTTCGCAAAAGGAGATCTTCTATGCCTAG
- a CDS encoding DUF3578 domain-containing protein has protein sequence MSLPIVLKDLFKLRNKTYKMVLILSLLDHMDSATGVARYSKVRESFASFYRSREEQGLPVEEPLKEMLSWGEATLGQLNDVLESPIHALKRVIEVDKGADIIRFRTEAWMEMNINVIGYLRQEAEQELEQEINKMESSVLHDLLEKVLREYPRATPAKRIDHTIVVDVIEKQIPGKLADLNFFRFNSYKIKGSAGRPNMAVLPWVAILDTRITDTTMQGYYICYLFSKDRIHLTLKHSDQPVKDFKADGRAHLKVIVKNLRNKLHLEGFEKTDLVDEDEKYSESDYRNWVIAHKSYDKGAVPEEQQIKRDLFELVTAYKELVDQEVGVADRPQSQQLQKIEDKNVMKTLSNIKQYIKQQGFSYPDLLIENFYLSLKSKPFVILAGISGTGKTKLVKLFAEAVGATRDNAQFELIPVRPDWSDPSDLIGYRDIAGEFVKGRLTEVLERASNPENQAKTYFICLDEMNLARVEHYFSDLLSLMETQEWVEDENDTKRITTGKVVTLKCEEGDVDLCIPENVYIIGTVNMDETTHPFSKKVLDRANTIEFNHIELMDLYDNTTGIEGDAEVCQVHQSFLRSDYLNIKDAQEYHPYLKASVERLAKVNKILEQINAHVGYRIRDAICFYLTYNKRFGLLDESDAFDIQLCQKILPRIQGSSQSVRNTLVELLNFTTKDVRKYKADHLMEEDSELYNLVFGTDETRFDSFAYKQSSQKIAFMLRRLEEDGFTSFWLA, from the coding sequence ATGAGCCTGCCAATTGTCCTGAAAGATCTATTCAAACTGCGTAACAAAACATACAAAATGGTGCTTATCTTGTCTCTGCTTGATCATATGGATTCTGCAACGGGGGTAGCGCGTTATTCAAAGGTACGAGAAAGCTTTGCGTCATTTTATAGAAGTAGGGAAGAGCAGGGGCTTCCTGTAGAGGAACCATTGAAAGAGATGTTGAGCTGGGGGGAAGCAACTCTCGGTCAACTAAATGACGTGCTTGAGTCTCCAATCCATGCCTTAAAGCGTGTAATCGAGGTTGACAAGGGAGCGGATATTATCCGCTTTCGGACAGAGGCATGGATGGAAATGAACATCAACGTGATTGGATATCTTCGACAAGAAGCGGAACAAGAACTTGAGCAAGAGATTAACAAAATGGAATCGTCTGTGCTGCATGATCTGTTGGAGAAAGTGTTGCGGGAGTATCCAAGGGCAACACCGGCCAAGAGAATAGATCATACGATTGTTGTAGATGTGATTGAGAAGCAGATTCCTGGGAAACTTGCAGATCTCAATTTCTTCAGATTTAATTCCTATAAGATTAAGGGTTCGGCAGGTCGACCTAACATGGCCGTTCTGCCTTGGGTAGCGATACTAGACACTCGAATAACGGATACGACAATGCAAGGGTACTACATTTGCTATCTCTTTTCTAAGGATCGAATCCATCTCACGCTGAAACACAGTGATCAACCAGTCAAAGATTTCAAAGCTGATGGTCGAGCACATTTGAAAGTAATCGTGAAAAATCTTCGAAACAAGCTCCACCTTGAGGGGTTTGAAAAAACGGATCTGGTCGATGAAGATGAGAAGTATTCTGAGTCCGATTATAGGAATTGGGTCATCGCTCACAAAAGCTACGATAAGGGAGCTGTTCCCGAAGAGCAGCAGATCAAACGTGACCTTTTCGAACTCGTGACAGCTTATAAAGAACTGGTAGATCAGGAGGTTGGAGTGGCAGACAGACCGCAATCACAGCAGCTTCAAAAAATTGAAGACAAAAATGTAATGAAGACCCTCAGCAACATCAAGCAATATATTAAGCAGCAAGGGTTTTCCTATCCTGACTTACTGATCGAGAACTTTTATCTTTCTTTGAAATCTAAGCCGTTCGTGATCCTTGCAGGGATATCCGGAACAGGGAAGACGAAGCTAGTGAAGCTGTTCGCAGAAGCAGTAGGTGCGACGAGAGATAACGCCCAATTCGAGTTAATTCCTGTGCGACCGGACTGGAGCGACCCGTCTGATCTAATCGGCTATCGCGACATAGCGGGGGAGTTTGTGAAAGGGCGCCTGACTGAAGTATTGGAACGAGCTTCAAACCCAGAGAACCAAGCAAAAACTTATTTTATCTGTCTGGATGAAATGAACCTCGCCCGCGTCGAGCATTATTTCAGCGATCTCCTCAGCTTGATGGAAACGCAAGAGTGGGTCGAAGACGAAAACGATACCAAACGCATCACGACAGGAAAAGTAGTCACCCTGAAATGCGAGGAAGGGGACGTAGACCTTTGCATCCCGGAAAACGTCTACATCATCGGCACCGTCAACATGGATGAGACGACACATCCGTTTAGCAAAAAGGTACTCGACCGCGCGAATACAATTGAGTTCAATCATATTGAGTTAATGGATCTATACGACAACACGACTGGAATTGAGGGCGATGCCGAAGTCTGTCAAGTCCACCAATCCTTCCTTCGAAGCGACTATCTCAACATCAAAGATGCTCAGGAGTATCATCCATATCTGAAAGCAAGCGTTGAGAGACTCGCCAAAGTCAACAAAATACTTGAGCAAATCAATGCCCATGTGGGCTACCGGATTCGCGACGCGATTTGCTTCTATTTAACTTACAACAAGCGATTCGGGCTTCTCGATGAATCGGATGCATTTGACATCCAACTGTGTCAGAAGATTCTTCCTCGGATTCAGGGGAGCAGTCAAAGTGTGAGAAACACTCTGGTCGAACTCCTCAACTTCACAACGAAAGACGTTAGGAAATACAAAGCTGACCATCTCATGGAAGAAGACTCCGAACTGTACAACCTCGTCTTCGGAACGGATGAAACTCGCTTTGACAGCTTTGCCTACAAGCAGAGTTCACAAAAAATTGCATTCATGCTCCGGAGGTTAGAAGAGGATGGATTCACCTCGTTCTGGCTCGCGTAG
- a CDS encoding GNAT family N-acetyltransferase has product MEVVIRRAVAEDFAELNRVARQGQDEHADSLPHIFARCEHPFGREFFDSLFASEQFELLVAVQGERLVGFSLLEALTDPGLYSLVPRKYAYVRDFGVDTEVQRQGIGRKLMAASVDWAKEQGAEQLDLKVWEFNEQAIRFYESLGMKTIARTMSVTL; this is encoded by the coding sequence ATGGAGGTCGTGATTCGCAGAGCGGTTGCGGAAGATTTTGCCGAGCTGAATCGGGTGGCGCGGCAGGGGCAGGATGAGCACGCCGACTCATTGCCGCACATTTTTGCAAGGTGTGAGCATCCGTTCGGGCGGGAGTTTTTTGATTCGTTGTTTGCGTCAGAGCAGTTTGAGCTGCTGGTGGCCGTGCAGGGAGAGCGCTTGGTGGGGTTCTCGCTCTTGGAGGCGTTGACAGATCCCGGGCTTTATTCGCTGGTACCGCGGAAGTATGCGTATGTGCGGGATTTTGGCGTGGACACGGAAGTGCAGCGACAAGGGATCGGACGCAAGTTGATGGCGGCAAGCGTGGACTGGGCCAAAGAACAAGGGGCGGAGCAGTTAGACTTGAAGGTCTGGGAATTTAATGAGCAGGCGATCCGGTTTTATGAGTCCTTGGGGATGAAGACGATCGCGCGGACGATGTCCGTTACGTTGTAG
- a CDS encoding C39 family peptidase has protein sequence MWGAFALAAAVAVAPPFWPVWPPVADQVQLTVPIQCQMPELNNGCEVVSLSMLLQHAGKPVSRFQLAEEIAKDLTPLQTDAAGRIVAWGDPNAGFVGDITGRQKGYGVYHGPLAQLLDRHLPGQAQDLSGKPFDKVLESVSSGRPVVAWTTSFFDTTREWVYWSGPRGQVAATFHEHAVLVVGFNQASVLINDPLDGKRKTVSRELFRRSWEMMGKQAVTYQ, from the coding sequence ATGTGGGGTGCTTTCGCGCTCGCCGCAGCGGTGGCCGTCGCGCCGCCGTTTTGGCCGGTCTGGCCTCCGGTGGCCGATCAGGTGCAGCTGACGGTGCCGATCCAATGTCAGATGCCGGAACTGAACAACGGCTGTGAAGTCGTCAGCCTCTCGATGCTGTTGCAGCACGCGGGCAAGCCGGTCAGCCGCTTTCAACTGGCGGAGGAAATCGCCAAAGACCTGACACCGCTGCAGACGGACGCAGCGGGGCGCATCGTCGCTTGGGGCGACCCGAACGCGGGATTTGTCGGCGACATCACCGGCCGGCAGAAAGGATACGGCGTCTATCACGGACCGCTGGCCCAACTGCTCGACCGCCATCTGCCGGGCCAAGCGCAGGACCTTTCCGGCAAGCCGTTTGACAAAGTGCTGGAGAGCGTCTCCTCGGGTCGCCCTGTCGTGGCGTGGACGACCAGCTTTTTTGACACGACCCGGGAGTGGGTCTACTGGAGCGGCCCGCGCGGACAAGTCGCTGCGACGTTCCATGAACACGCGGTGCTGGTCGTGGGGTTCAACCAAGCGTCGGTGCTGATCAACGATCCGCTCGACGGCAAGCGCAAAACGGTCAGCCGGGAGCTCTTTCGCCGTTCGTGGGAGATGATGGGCAAGCAGGCGGTCACGTATCAGTAA
- a CDS encoding histidine phosphatase family protein gives MKIGLVRHFRVKKDFPTKLVTPSEVTQWLDEYEHTDVEIATTDLGGIDWKRCFASDLPRAAKTAETIYDGPITQLQELREVRPQPITNRNIKLPFILWGMLVRVAWFLNHKSQPEPPKEIEARLAAVLDNILAQGEEDVLIVSHAACMMFMQKELRKRGFHGPKLGTPVNGKLYVFER, from the coding sequence ATGAAAATCGGACTGGTCCGGCACTTTCGCGTGAAAAAGGACTTCCCGACCAAGCTGGTCACGCCAAGCGAAGTGACGCAATGGCTGGACGAGTATGAGCACACCGACGTGGAGATCGCGACGACCGACCTCGGCGGCATCGACTGGAAGCGCTGCTTCGCCAGCGACTTGCCCCGCGCCGCCAAGACGGCGGAGACGATCTACGACGGCCCGATCACCCAACTGCAGGAGCTGCGTGAAGTGCGCCCGCAACCGATCACCAACCGCAACATCAAACTGCCGTTCATCCTGTGGGGAATGCTCGTGCGCGTTGCGTGGTTTCTCAACCACAAGTCCCAGCCCGAGCCGCCCAAGGAGATCGAAGCACGCCTCGCTGCCGTGCTCGACAACATCCTCGCCCAAGGGGAGGAAGATGTTCTGATCGTCAGCCATGCCGCCTGCATGATGTTCATGCAAAAAGAACTCCGCAAGCGCGGCTTCCACGGCCCCAAGCTGGGGACGCCGGTGAATGGGAAGCTGTATGTGTTTGAAAGGTAA
- a CDS encoding LysM domain-containing protein: MQYTVRPGDNLYAIAARFGVPVQTIMAANNIINPLLLFAGQTLFIPVGQGGPVPAPGPGYPPPGLGVGGLLPQRVERLERQVERQQREINELERRVRRLERP; this comes from the coding sequence ATGCAATATACAGTGAGACCGGGCGACAATCTGTACGCGATCGCAGCGCGTTTTGGCGTGCCTGTGCAGACGATCATGGCGGCCAATAACATCATCAATCCGCTGCTACTTTTCGCAGGACAGACGCTTTTCATCCCGGTCGGGCAAGGTGGACCCGTTCCGGCACCTGGCCCAGGGTATCCACCACCGGGATTAGGTGTAGGCGGGCTGCTGCCGCAGCGCGTGGAGCGGCTGGAGCGTCAGGTGGAACGCCAACAGCGGGAGATCAATGAGCTGGAACGCCGGGTGCGTCGCTTGGAGCGTCCGTAA
- a CDS encoding restriction endonuclease-like protein produces the protein MDSPRSGSRRNHDETLLLVETNLFNLYLIGKPFHPTVEALQLHRDEDAWVDAAISVVPVSGRVEIEKKQLFSPMTGQLEDLDSHRALPCFYEHQGYEVLIEKNTDVQLEFYHQDHALRQTIKPRGRYTLSGVLNFRNEVGYTDFEIRLAGESVLKVQLEIFPSKMDYKKDYEAIRDDVNRQVHNLAFDFMRKTYSTAGVRNTQSQSLTEFFSLLRPHFDELVRAVERIEKMPHHRLEKDNRVVSADKVKRAGKENISYLSKRPHLLAKHDQGVIKIGAERYHPAKLIETKRRTSYDTAENRFVRWALTRILDRLKSLRNGVSGKSYNRRNGLSPAQKDKLGLIDRYQKQVDRLLRLDFLQEVGEMRHMSLTLVLQMAPGYRDVYRLYLLLTKGLSLQGDFYQMSLKDVAQLYEYWCFLKIHELLKAKYDLVSQNILRVDRKGVFVRLDKKRSASVTFRNPQNGERFTLFYNALPKGDISRNHPTLSQKPDNVFALKKHNSPIEYKYVFDAKYRLNPAYSGTDYQSWYKTPGPEEEDINTMHRYRDAILSEEGGSFERSMFGAYVLFPYHNEAEFAEHHFYKSIKKVNIGALPFLPNSTELMEQFLDDLINDTPEQAFERSLSQRGSAAYYTNKLSQE, from the coding sequence ATGGATTCACCTCGTTCTGGCTCGCGTAGGAATCATGATGAAACGTTGCTGTTGGTCGAAACGAACTTGTTCAATCTCTATTTAATAGGCAAACCGTTTCACCCAACTGTCGAAGCCCTTCAACTCCACCGGGATGAAGATGCCTGGGTGGATGCAGCCATCTCCGTTGTACCTGTCTCCGGACGGGTCGAGATTGAGAAGAAGCAACTCTTTTCACCGATGACGGGACAGCTTGAGGATCTAGACTCTCATCGAGCATTACCCTGTTTCTATGAGCACCAAGGGTACGAGGTCTTGATTGAAAAGAATACGGATGTACAACTAGAGTTCTATCACCAAGACCATGCGTTACGCCAAACTATTAAGCCGCGTGGGAGATATACACTCTCGGGCGTGCTCAATTTTCGAAATGAAGTAGGGTACACCGACTTTGAAATACGTCTTGCAGGGGAGTCTGTCCTAAAAGTCCAACTCGAAATTTTCCCCTCCAAAATGGACTACAAAAAAGACTACGAAGCCATCCGCGACGATGTGAACCGGCAAGTGCATAACCTCGCGTTTGACTTCATGCGAAAGACTTACAGTACCGCCGGTGTACGCAACACACAAAGCCAAAGTCTGACCGAGTTCTTCTCACTGCTCAGGCCGCATTTTGATGAACTGGTCCGAGCGGTGGAACGAATCGAGAAGATGCCGCACCACCGGTTAGAGAAGGACAACCGCGTAGTGTCCGCAGACAAAGTCAAACGAGCAGGCAAGGAGAATATCTCCTACCTCTCGAAACGACCGCATCTGCTCGCCAAACATGATCAAGGAGTCATCAAAATCGGAGCAGAGCGGTACCATCCTGCCAAGTTGATCGAGACCAAACGGCGAACCAGTTATGATACGGCTGAAAACCGTTTTGTGCGCTGGGCACTCACCCGAATATTGGATCGTCTCAAATCACTCCGCAATGGAGTCTCGGGCAAGAGCTACAATCGGCGTAATGGACTGTCACCCGCTCAAAAGGACAAGTTAGGGCTCATTGATCGCTATCAGAAGCAAGTAGACCGCCTGCTTCGGCTCGACTTCTTACAAGAGGTCGGAGAGATGCGTCACATGTCGCTCACGCTCGTCCTGCAAATGGCACCGGGATATCGCGACGTGTATCGTCTTTACTTGTTGTTGACAAAAGGGCTCTCTCTGCAAGGCGATTTCTACCAGATGTCGCTCAAAGACGTGGCTCAGCTTTATGAATACTGGTGCTTCCTGAAGATCCATGAGCTGTTGAAAGCAAAATACGATCTGGTTTCACAAAACATCCTCCGTGTGGATCGCAAAGGTGTATTTGTACGTCTGGACAAAAAGCGAAGCGCCAGCGTCACCTTCCGCAATCCGCAGAACGGGGAAAGATTCACGCTGTTCTATAATGCCTTGCCCAAAGGGGACATCTCACGAAACCACCCGACCTTGTCCCAAAAGCCGGACAACGTCTTTGCACTCAAAAAGCACAACTCCCCTATCGAATACAAATACGTTTTCGATGCAAAGTACCGTCTCAACCCAGCCTACAGCGGCACCGATTATCAAAGCTGGTACAAAACGCCGGGGCCGGAGGAAGAGGACATCAACACCATGCACCGCTATCGGGATGCGATCCTGAGTGAAGAAGGCGGAAGTTTTGAGCGAAGCATGTTCGGTGCCTATGTACTGTTTCCGTACCATAACGAAGCTGAATTTGCCGAACACCATTTTTACAAGAGCATCAAGAAGGTGAACATCGGCGCGCTGCCATTTCTGCCCAACTCGACGGAGCTTATGGAGCAGTTCTTGGATGACCTGATCAACGACACACCGGAACAAGCATTCGAGCGTTCTCTTTCTCAGCGTGGAAGTGCAGCTTACTATACTAACAAACTCTCTCAAGAATAG
- a CDS encoding spore coat protein has protein sequence MANWSALDSNSRHPLCREEEIVQEAAQISRTLQKSDEVIIIRDSFGVDVRTTDTKAAVNLQVALQLAIAVVLSLTIADGNRAEAITQELLQKVQVKQVNKQRTVIENSRNVEVVTTDTDVAANIQVLVQVLLALVAKIEVL, from the coding sequence TTGGCGAATTGGTCTGCGCTTGATTCGAATTCGAGACACCCGCTGTGCAGAGAAGAGGAAATCGTACAAGAAGCAGCACAAATTTCGAGAACTCTGCAAAAGTCGGATGAGGTCATCATCATCCGCGATTCCTTCGGTGTTGATGTGAGAACGACCGACACGAAAGCTGCTGTCAACCTGCAAGTTGCACTGCAACTGGCAATCGCCGTCGTGCTGAGCCTGACGATCGCGGACGGCAATAGAGCAGAGGCGATCACGCAAGAACTTCTGCAAAAAGTGCAAGTGAAGCAGGTTAACAAACAGCGTACGGTCATCGAAAACTCCCGCAATGTCGAAGTCGTCACCACCGACACCGACGTCGCGGCGAACATCCAGGTGCTGGTGCAAGTCCTGCTGGCGCTGGTTGCAAAAATCGAGGTCCTGTAA
- a CDS encoding helix-turn-helix transcriptional regulator: MSLEIDVDDRNRIIGENLRKYRLLKGLTQDELAEGICSVSQLSKAENGKTYIKRTLLRLMAERLGVTVERIETLDAMQEELTETLQLAKDANTANNLDKAFQYVREVLAQSEDMGYRTLFLEALLVECKLLNRTKQHHEVIDKVQHVFDQGLPQDSAHKLLLMYELGHAYELSGNMVAAFDYYLRADEEFQFVEGKDDVRLSVLFNLVRCHIIMQNYRSALRYAEKAEQLASAYSKHLFRLRISYMKATPLRKLGEIEKAKETYLACLSEAQENSFLLDVGLINNNLGNLYKDHGENSQALSHYQRARKIYEILNEEAYLCETLVNVAAIYRLEGDLAGAVELCNQVLSMVDKVQTNVYREKGLATRLIARVLDDQGQFDAYIAKLEEVLAIYEQHQLVREAYEVAVEIADKLYEQQDPRAVDLYRKAVDFNAKSQQIGMRR; the protein is encoded by the coding sequence GTGTCACTGGAAATAGATGTGGACGATCGCAATCGGATCATCGGGGAGAACTTGCGCAAATACAGATTGCTCAAAGGGCTGACTCAGGACGAATTGGCAGAGGGAATTTGTAGTGTGAGTCAATTGAGCAAGGCCGAGAACGGAAAGACCTATATCAAACGCACCCTCCTCAGACTGATGGCCGAGCGCCTCGGGGTGACGGTGGAGCGCATCGAGACGCTCGATGCGATGCAGGAAGAGCTGACCGAAACGCTGCAGCTGGCCAAAGACGCCAACACGGCGAACAACTTAGACAAAGCGTTTCAGTACGTCCGCGAAGTGCTGGCGCAGAGCGAAGACATGGGGTACCGCACCTTGTTCCTCGAAGCGTTGCTCGTCGAATGCAAACTGCTCAACCGCACGAAACAGCATCACGAGGTCATCGACAAAGTGCAGCACGTCTTCGATCAAGGGCTACCTCAGGATTCTGCGCACAAGCTGCTCCTGATGTACGAGTTGGGTCATGCTTACGAACTGAGCGGCAACATGGTCGCGGCCTTCGATTATTACCTGCGGGCGGATGAAGAGTTCCAATTTGTCGAAGGCAAAGACGATGTGCGCCTGAGCGTCCTGTTCAACCTCGTGCGCTGCCACATCATCATGCAGAACTACCGCAGCGCGCTCCGCTATGCTGAAAAAGCGGAGCAGTTGGCCAGCGCCTACTCCAAGCATCTGTTTCGCCTGCGCATCTCCTATATGAAAGCAACGCCGCTGCGCAAGCTCGGCGAGATCGAGAAGGCCAAGGAAACCTACTTGGCCTGCCTGAGCGAGGCGCAGGAGAACTCCTTCCTGCTCGACGTCGGTCTGATCAACAACAACTTGGGCAATCTCTACAAAGACCACGGCGAGAACTCCCAAGCGTTGTCTCATTACCAGCGAGCTCGTAAAATTTATGAGATCCTTAACGAAGAAGCGTACCTTTGTGAAACGCTCGTTAACGTAGCGGCAATCTACCGTTTAGAAGGGGATTTAGCTGGAGCTGTCGAACTTTGTAACCAAGTACTTTCGATGGTCGATAAAGTTCAAACAAATGTTTATCGAGAAAAAGGGTTGGCTACGCGATTAATCGCCAGGGTGTTGGACGATCAGGGCCAGTTCGATGCGTACATCGCCAAGCTGGAAGAAGTGCTGGCGATCTACGAACAGCACCAGCTGGTGCGGGAAGCGTACGAAGTGGCCGTCGAGATCGCCGACAAACTCTATGAACAACAGGATCCGCGGGCAGTAGACCTCTATCGAAAGGCTGTCGATTTCAATGCGAAAAGTCAGCAAATTGGTATGAGGAGATGA
- a CDS encoding DEAD/DEAH box helicase: protein MTTSFHTYELPGYQLQALEKAGITAPSPIQEAAIPLILAGQDVVGKSRTGTGKTLAYLLPQLAKIEADKRALQVLILAPTRELTMQIEGAIKQYTEGTEIRSLALVGGGNIDRQIDKLKEKPHIVVGTPGRIKEILGRKKMKVHEVKSITIDEVDQMLELGSLKEVGEIVKSTMRDRQLLFFSATVSDEAKKIAKDWMRDPVFLETEAGSMIGKIEHVWFSTGKPDKPDTLRRLVRAYNVNRAMVFVNENKGLMWLVSEMRKLGLTAEGLSGEAAKIQREQAMSGFRDGKFQLLITTDVGARGLDVEGVTHVFHYDPAIDAEHYVHRAGRTGRGTQSGVSVSILTPDEKFIVKKFEKALNLRIFSKGLEQGKIVTRRPGAAPKPAKAAGPKKGKSNPNKGKRK, encoded by the coding sequence ATGACAACATCTTTTCATACATATGAACTGCCCGGCTATCAGCTGCAAGCGCTGGAAAAAGCGGGCATCACGGCCCCGTCGCCGATTCAGGAGGCGGCGATTCCGCTGATCCTGGCCGGCCAAGACGTGGTCGGCAAGTCCCGCACCGGCACAGGCAAGACGCTCGCCTATCTGCTCCCTCAGCTGGCGAAGATCGAAGCGGACAAGCGTGCCTTGCAGGTGCTGATCCTGGCGCCGACGCGCGAGTTGACCATGCAGATCGAAGGCGCGATCAAGCAATATACGGAAGGCACGGAGATCCGCTCTTTGGCGCTGGTCGGCGGTGGGAACATCGACCGCCAGATCGACAAGCTGAAAGAAAAGCCGCACATCGTCGTCGGCACGCCGGGCCGGATCAAAGAGATCCTCGGCCGCAAGAAGATGAAAGTCCACGAAGTGAAGTCGATCACGATCGACGAAGTGGATCAGATGCTGGAGCTGGGCTCTTTGAAAGAGGTCGGTGAGATCGTGAAAAGCACGATGCGCGACCGTCAACTGCTCTTCTTCTCGGCGACCGTCTCAGACGAAGCGAAGAAGATTGCCAAGGACTGGATGCGCGATCCGGTCTTTTTGGAGACGGAAGCGGGTTCGATGATCGGGAAGATTGAACACGTCTGGTTCTCGACCGGCAAGCCGGACAAGCCGGACACACTGCGCCGACTGGTGCGGGCGTACAACGTGAACCGGGCGATGGTGTTCGTCAATGAAAACAAAGGGCTGATGTGGCTGGTCTCCGAGATGCGCAAGCTCGGCCTGACCGCCGAAGGGCTGTCCGGGGAAGCGGCGAAGATCCAGCGCGAGCAGGCGATGAGCGGTTTCCGTGACGGCAAGTTCCAGCTGTTGATCACTACCGATGTCGGTGCGCGCGGGCTGGACGTGGAAGGGGTGACGCACGTGTTCCATTATGACCCGGCGATCGACGCCGAACACTACGTCCACCGCGCCGGCCGCACCGGCCGCGGCACCCAGTCTGGCGTGTCGGTCTCGATCCTGACGCCCGATGAGAAGTTCATCGTGAAAAAGTTCGAAAAAGCGCTCAACCTGCGCATCTTCTCCAAAGGCCTCGAGCAAGGCAAGATCGTCACGCGCCGTCCGGGTGCTGCTCCCAAACCTGCTAAAGCTGCCGGGCCGAAAAAAGGCAAGAGCAACCCCAACAAAGGCAAGCGCAAATAA